A portion of the Streptomyces coeruleoprunus genome contains these proteins:
- a CDS encoding acyl-CoA dehydrogenase family protein, whose protein sequence is MDAAFSEEQHALRRTLRDLLAKHCRGDDVRAAVVTPDGHDPGLWRLLAGRLGLAGLALPEAYGGAGGGVAELALACEETGRVLAPSPLLATAALAAPLVGLLGTDTQRAGLLPHLADGTLTATLATPGALPVALRLTDDNRDGAWAGGGRAGGIQARRDAPGDAARWTLYGEADRVLDGHGAGLLVVAAHTGGFPRSRTLLFLVRADAAPAGLTRVRRAALDETRSLASVQFRHCPAELLGGDDSGARVPDALAEAGRVTAACLAAEAAGAAAHCLERTVRHVRDREQFGRPIGSFQAVKHRLADLYVQVQTARSAAYYAAWDPMAAGLALARCLEALRTAAAETVQLHGGIGFTWEHEAHLYVKRATADELLFGPVHRLRAQAARGDALFEGVAV, encoded by the coding sequence GTGGACGCCGCCTTCAGCGAGGAGCAGCACGCCCTCCGCCGCACCCTGCGCGACCTCCTCGCCAAGCACTGCCGCGGCGACGACGTCCGGGCCGCCGTCGTGACGCCCGACGGCCACGACCCCGGGCTGTGGCGGCTGCTGGCCGGGCGGCTCGGCCTCGCCGGGCTCGCCCTTCCCGAGGCGTACGGCGGCGCCGGCGGCGGGGTCGCCGAACTCGCCCTGGCCTGCGAGGAGACCGGCCGCGTCCTGGCCCCCTCCCCGCTGCTCGCCACCGCCGCGCTCGCCGCGCCGCTCGTCGGCCTGCTCGGCACCGACACCCAGCGGGCCGGCCTCCTCCCGCACCTCGCGGACGGCACCCTGACCGCCACGCTCGCCACGCCCGGCGCCCTGCCCGTGGCCCTCCGCCTCACCGACGACAACCGCGACGGCGCGTGGGCCGGAGGCGGACGCGCGGGCGGCATCCAGGCCCGCCGGGACGCGCCCGGCGACGCGGCCCGCTGGACGCTGTACGGGGAGGCCGACCGGGTCCTCGACGGGCACGGCGCGGGCCTCCTGGTGGTCGCCGCGCACACCGGCGGCTTCCCCCGCTCCCGCACGCTCCTCTTCCTCGTACGGGCGGACGCCGCGCCCGCCGGGCTGACCCGGGTCCGCCGCGCGGCCCTCGACGAGACGCGGTCCCTCGCCTCCGTCCAATTCCGCCACTGCCCGGCCGAGTTGCTGGGAGGCGACGACTCCGGGGCGAGGGTTCCCGACGCGCTCGCGGAGGCCGGGCGCGTCACCGCCGCGTGCCTCGCCGCCGAGGCCGCCGGAGCGGCCGCGCACTGCCTGGAGCGGACCGTCCGGCACGTCCGCGACCGTGAGCAGTTCGGCCGGCCCATCGGCTCCTTCCAGGCCGTCAAGCACCGGCTGGCCGACCTGTACGTCCAGGTGCAGACCGCCCGCTCCGCCGCCTACTACGCGGCCTGGGACCCGATGGCCGCGGGCCTCGCGCTCGCCCGGTGCCTGGAGGCGCTGCGCACCGCCGCCGCCGAGACCGTCCAGCTCCACGGCGGCATCGGCTTCACCTGGGAGCACGAGGCGCACCTGTACGTCAAACGGGCCACGGCGGACGAACTGCTCTTCGGCCCCGTCCACCGGCTGCGCGCCCAAGCCGCCCGTGGTGACGCGCTGTTCGAGGGGGTGGCGGTGTGA
- a CDS encoding NAD(P)/FAD-dependent oxidoreductase, with protein sequence MAPRTDRHHAGPPLGPPLFVIGGGPGGLAVAAALRERGVRAVVLEKASVVGASWRGRYERLRLHTTRRLSALPGLPLPRQFGRWVARDDMARYLEKYADVHDLEIVTGVEVFRVEAAEGGGWVLHATGGRRLTSTAVVVATGHHHTPLLPDWPGLAGYGGEVVHAAAYRSPAPYTGKDVLVVGAGNSGAEIAVDLAEGGAARVRLAVRTVPHLVRRSVAGWPAQYTGVLVRRLPVWLADRVLRLLCRLTVPDLSAHGLPRPTTGLVARLRGADAFPVYDTGLVDAVRRGLVEPVAAVESFEQGKVVLADGTVLAPDAVIAATGYRRALEDLVGHLGVLDAHGRPLTHGARTPAQAPGLYFTGFTQPVSGTLRELARDAARIARAVTTGRPGRGSRRWRAGRRR encoded by the coding sequence ATGGCCCCTCGCACCGACCGCCACCACGCCGGCCCGCCCCTCGGCCCTCCGCTCTTCGTCATCGGCGGCGGCCCGGGCGGACTCGCCGTCGCCGCGGCGCTGCGCGAGCGGGGCGTACGGGCCGTGGTCCTGGAGAAGGCCTCGGTCGTGGGCGCGTCCTGGCGCGGGCGCTACGAACGGCTCCGCCTGCACACCACCCGGCGGCTGTCGGCCCTGCCCGGCCTGCCCCTGCCGCGCCAGTTCGGACGCTGGGTCGCGCGCGACGACATGGCCCGCTACCTGGAGAAGTACGCCGACGTCCACGACCTGGAGATCGTGACCGGCGTGGAGGTGTTCCGCGTGGAGGCCGCCGAGGGCGGCGGCTGGGTCCTGCACGCCACCGGTGGCCGGCGCCTCACCAGTACGGCCGTGGTCGTCGCCACCGGCCACCACCACACCCCGCTGCTGCCCGACTGGCCGGGCCTGGCCGGCTACGGCGGCGAGGTGGTCCACGCGGCCGCGTACCGCTCCCCCGCCCCGTACACCGGCAAGGACGTGCTCGTCGTGGGCGCGGGCAACTCGGGCGCCGAGATCGCCGTGGACCTCGCCGAGGGCGGCGCCGCGCGGGTGCGGCTGGCCGTGCGGACCGTGCCGCACCTCGTACGCCGCTCCGTCGCGGGCTGGCCCGCGCAGTACACCGGCGTGCTGGTGCGGCGGCTTCCGGTGTGGCTCGCCGACCGGGTGTTGCGGCTGCTGTGCCGGCTGACCGTGCCCGACCTGTCGGCCCACGGGCTGCCGCGCCCCACGACGGGGCTCGTGGCACGGCTGCGGGGGGCGGACGCGTTCCCCGTGTACGACACGGGGCTCGTCGACGCGGTACGGCGCGGCCTGGTCGAGCCGGTGGCGGCGGTCGAGTCGTTCGAGCAGGGCAAGGTGGTCCTCGCGGACGGCACCGTACTGGCCCCGGACGCGGTGATCGCGGCGACCGGCTACCGCCGCGCCCTGGAGGACCTGGTGGGCCACCTGGGCGTCCTGGACGCCCACGGCCGCCCGCTGACCCACGGCGCCCGCACCCCGGCACAGGCCCCCGGCCTGTACTTCACGGGCTTCACCCAGCCGGTCAGCGGCACGCTCCGCGAACTGGCCCGGGACGCCGCCAGGATCGCCCGCGCGGTGACGACGGGACGGCCCGGGCGGGGGTCGCGCCGGTGGAGGGCCGGCCGGAGGCGATGA
- a CDS encoding pyridoxal 5'-phosphate synthase → MTDQSFHDALRSLLVWDTTLPAFDPGSAPEAPLPLFRSWFLDAVEAGQTEPHTMQLATADADGRPDVRTVMLHEADERGWHFASHATSAKGRQLAARPDAALGFYWPAQGRQVRIRGRVAPGTPDEAYADLHARSAGALAAALVGRQSEPLESLTELADASRTAWERARATPDAPAPTWTLYVLVPTEVEFFQGDELRRHVRLHYSRTEDGAWAQRLLWP, encoded by the coding sequence ATGACGGACCAGAGCTTCCACGACGCCCTCCGCTCCCTCCTCGTCTGGGACACCACGCTCCCCGCCTTCGACCCGGGGTCCGCCCCTGAGGCGCCCCTGCCCCTCTTCCGCTCGTGGTTCCTGGATGCGGTGGAGGCGGGTCAGACCGAGCCCCACACCATGCAGCTGGCCACGGCCGACGCGGACGGCCGGCCCGACGTGCGTACGGTGATGCTGCACGAGGCCGACGAGCGCGGCTGGCACTTCGCGTCCCACGCCACCAGCGCGAAGGGCCGCCAGCTGGCGGCCCGCCCCGACGCGGCGCTCGGCTTCTACTGGCCCGCGCAGGGCCGCCAGGTCCGCATCCGGGGCCGCGTCGCGCCGGGCACGCCCGACGAGGCGTACGCCGACCTCCACGCCCGCTCGGCCGGCGCCCTCGCCGCCGCCCTGGTGGGCCGCCAGAGCGAGCCCCTGGAGTCCCTGACGGAGCTGGCCGACGCCAGCCGCACGGCCTGGGAGCGGGCACGCGCGACACCGGACGCCCCCGCGCCCACGTGGACGCTGTACGTGCTGGTCCCGACGGAGGTCGAGTTCTTCCAGGGCGACGAACTGCGCCGCCACGTCCGCCTGCACTACTCCCGTACCGAGGACGGCGCCTGGGCGCAGCGGCTGCTGTGGCCCTGA
- a CDS encoding acetate--CoA ligase family protein, with protein MLGSTHGTFTTDLRARVVACGQESAGCGERERGGLDVSGRPLAAAVPDLDRFFRPESVAVVGASDTEGRPGAGITRQLIRWAERVGARLHPVHPGRETVYGLPCVPSVTALPGPVDLAVLLVADPLPVVEELATTGARFAVVFASGFAETGARGAEAQARLVAAARRAGVRLLGPNTNLNAFEEFRDDLDGPAIALITQSGHQGRPLYALQELGVRLSHWAPTGNEADLETADFLAYFAERPEVGAVACYLEGLKDGRSFLLAADRAARRGVPVVAVKVGRTETGARTAASHTGKLTGADDVVDAAMRQFGVARVSGLDELQDTATLLARARRPRSDGVAVYAISGGTGAHFADLASAAGLHLPPLAPATQSALRQWIPGDLNVTNPVDSGGHPVGDERGREIIDALLADPGVGVLVCPITGPFPPLSDKLAQDLVDAAERTDKPVCVVWGSPVGTEAAYRETLLGSSRVTTFRTFGNCVTAVKAYLDHHRFTAAYRSPFDEAPRTPSPSLRKARALLDPGRRLSEHAAKQLLRAYGIRVPREQLVTSAAAAVRAAGLVGYPVVMKASAPQLAHKTELGLVRIGLTSASQVRDTYRDLTEIARYEGIDLDGVLVCQMIERGVEMMAGVTHDALFGPTVTVGLGGVLVEVLQDTAVRVPPFGEDQARAMLGELRGRALLDGVRGGPPLDVDALVEVVLRVQRMALELGDDLAELDINPLVVLERGQGAVALDALAVCR; from the coding sequence ATGCTTGGATCGACCCACGGCACCTTCACCACCGATCTCCGGGCCCGCGTCGTGGCCTGTGGGCAGGAGTCCGCCGGCTGCGGCGAGCGGGAGCGCGGCGGGCTCGATGTCAGCGGGCGGCCGCTGGCCGCGGCCGTTCCGGATCTGGACCGGTTCTTCCGGCCCGAGTCCGTCGCCGTCGTCGGGGCGTCCGACACCGAAGGGCGGCCGGGTGCCGGGATCACCCGGCAGCTGATCCGCTGGGCGGAGCGCGTCGGGGCGCGGCTGCACCCCGTGCACCCGGGCCGGGAGACCGTGTACGGGCTGCCGTGCGTGCCGTCGGTCACCGCGCTGCCCGGGCCCGTCGACCTCGCGGTGCTGCTCGTGGCCGATCCGCTGCCGGTCGTCGAGGAACTGGCCACCACCGGAGCCCGGTTCGCCGTCGTGTTCGCCTCCGGGTTCGCCGAGACCGGCGCGCGGGGCGCCGAGGCGCAGGCCCGGCTGGTGGCGGCCGCGCGGCGGGCCGGGGTGCGGCTGCTCGGCCCCAACACCAACCTCAACGCCTTCGAGGAGTTCCGCGACGACCTGGACGGCCCCGCGATCGCGCTGATCACCCAGTCCGGCCACCAGGGCCGCCCCCTGTACGCCCTCCAGGAGCTGGGCGTACGGCTCTCCCACTGGGCGCCCACCGGCAACGAGGCCGACCTGGAGACCGCCGACTTCCTGGCGTACTTCGCCGAGCGGCCCGAGGTCGGGGCCGTCGCCTGCTATCTGGAAGGGCTCAAGGACGGGCGCTCCTTCCTGCTCGCCGCGGACCGCGCCGCCCGCCGCGGCGTCCCGGTCGTCGCCGTCAAGGTCGGCCGCACCGAGACCGGCGCGCGCACCGCCGCCTCGCACACCGGCAAGCTGACCGGCGCCGACGACGTCGTGGACGCCGCGATGCGGCAGTTCGGCGTCGCCCGCGTCAGCGGCCTCGACGAACTCCAGGACACGGCCACCCTGCTGGCCCGGGCCCGCCGCCCCCGCTCCGACGGCGTCGCCGTCTACGCGATCTCGGGCGGCACGGGCGCGCACTTCGCGGACCTGGCGTCCGCCGCCGGCCTGCACCTGCCGCCGCTCGCCCCCGCCACCCAGAGCGCCCTGCGCCAGTGGATACCCGGCGACCTGAACGTCACCAACCCCGTCGACAGCGGCGGCCACCCCGTCGGCGACGAACGCGGCCGGGAGATCATCGACGCGCTCCTCGCCGACCCGGGCGTGGGCGTCCTCGTCTGCCCGATCACCGGGCCCTTCCCTCCCCTGAGCGACAAGCTCGCGCAGGACCTCGTGGACGCGGCGGAGCGCACGGACAAACCGGTGTGCGTGGTGTGGGGTTCGCCCGTCGGCACCGAGGCGGCCTACCGGGAGACGCTGCTCGGGTCGTCGCGCGTCACCACCTTCCGCACGTTCGGCAACTGCGTCACCGCCGTGAAGGCCTACCTGGACCACCACCGGTTCACCGCCGCGTACCGCTCCCCGTTCGACGAGGCGCCGCGCACCCCGTCGCCCTCGCTGCGCAAGGCGCGCGCCCTGCTGGACCCGGGCCGCCGCCTCAGCGAGCACGCGGCGAAGCAGCTGCTGCGGGCGTACGGCATCCGCGTACCGCGCGAGCAACTGGTGACGAGCGCGGCGGCGGCCGTCCGGGCCGCGGGCCTGGTCGGCTACCCGGTGGTGATGAAGGCGTCGGCCCCGCAGCTCGCCCACAAGACGGAACTGGGCCTGGTCAGGATCGGGCTGACGTCCGCCAGCCAGGTCAGGGACACCTACCGGGACCTGACGGAGATCGCCCGCTACGAGGGCATCGACCTCGACGGCGTCCTCGTCTGCCAGATGATCGAGCGGGGCGTCGAGATGATGGCCGGCGTCACCCACGACGCCCTGTTCGGCCCGACGGTGACCGTCGGCCTCGGCGGCGTCCTCGTGGAGGTCCTCCAGGACACCGCCGTACGCGTACCGCCCTTCGGCGAGGACCAGGCGCGGGCGATGCTCGGCGAACTGCGCGGGCGGGCCCTGCTGGACGGCGTCCGGGGCGGCCCGCCCCTCGACGTCGACGCGCTGGTCGAGGTCGTCCTGCGCGTCCAGCGCATGGCGCTGGAACTGGGCGACGACCTCGCGGAGCTGGACATCAACCCGCTGGTGGTACTGGAGCGCGGGCAGGGCGCGGTCGCCCTCGACGCGCTGGCCGTATGCCGGTGA
- a CDS encoding thiolase C-terminal domain-containing protein has translation MPVMPPARRRPVAVVGAALADCGRADGATTPYTLHAQAARRALADSGLDRSVIDGLASAGLGTLAPVEVAEYLGLRPTWVDSTSVGGATWEVMAAHAADAIAAGHAEAVLLVYGSTARADIRAGRRTANLSFGARGPLQFEVPYGHTLIAKYAMAARRHMHTYGTTAEQLAEVAVQARANASRNPEAMYRRPLTVDDVLSSPPVADPFTKLHCCVRSDGGAAVLLAAEEYVRDCAKPPVWVLGTGEHVSHTTMSEWEDFTVSPAAVSGRLAFGRAGVTPAEVDFAEIYDAFTYMTLVTLEDLGFCGKGEGGAFVEKGRLTLTGALPVNTDGGGLSACHPGMRGLFLLVEAVRQLRGEAHGRQVRRADGSLPRLGVASGTGGWFCSSGTVVLAR, from the coding sequence ATGCCTGTGATGCCTCCGGCCCGGCGACGTCCCGTGGCCGTCGTCGGCGCGGCCCTCGCGGACTGCGGGCGCGCCGACGGCGCCACCACCCCGTACACGCTCCACGCGCAGGCCGCCCGGCGCGCGCTCGCCGACTCCGGGCTCGACCGCTCGGTGATCGACGGCCTCGCCTCCGCCGGCCTGGGAACCCTCGCCCCCGTCGAGGTGGCCGAGTACCTGGGGCTGCGCCCCACGTGGGTCGACTCGACGTCCGTCGGCGGCGCCACGTGGGAGGTGATGGCCGCGCACGCCGCCGACGCGATCGCGGCGGGCCACGCGGAGGCGGTGCTGCTGGTGTACGGCTCCACGGCCCGCGCCGACATCAGGGCGGGCCGCCGCACGGCGAACCTCTCCTTCGGCGCCCGCGGCCCGCTCCAGTTCGAGGTCCCGTACGGCCACACGCTCATCGCGAAGTACGCGATGGCGGCGCGCCGCCACATGCACACCTACGGCACGACGGCGGAGCAGCTGGCCGAGGTGGCGGTCCAGGCGCGGGCGAACGCGTCCCGCAACCCCGAGGCGATGTACCGCAGGCCCCTCACGGTGGACGACGTGCTGTCCTCGCCGCCCGTCGCCGACCCGTTCACGAAGCTGCACTGCTGTGTCCGCAGCGACGGCGGGGCCGCCGTGCTGCTGGCGGCCGAGGAGTACGTACGGGACTGCGCGAAGCCCCCCGTGTGGGTCCTCGGCACGGGCGAGCACGTCTCGCACACCACGATGTCGGAGTGGGAGGACTTCACGGTCTCCCCCGCGGCGGTGAGCGGGCGGCTGGCCTTCGGGCGGGCCGGGGTGACCCCGGCCGAGGTGGACTTCGCGGAGATCTACGACGCCTTCACGTACATGACGCTCGTGACGCTGGAGGACCTGGGCTTCTGCGGCAAGGGCGAGGGCGGGGCGTTCGTGGAGAAGGGCCGGCTCACACTGACGGGCGCACTGCCCGTGAACACCGACGGGGGCGGGCTGTCCGCCTGCCACCCGGGCATGCGGGGCCTGTTCCTGCTGGTGGAGGCGGTGCGGCAGTTGCGGGGCGAGGCGCACGGCCGGCAGGTGCGGCGCGCGGACGGCTCGCTGCCGCGGCTGGGGGTGGCGTCGGGCACGGGCGGGTGGTTCTGTTCGTCCGGGACGGTCGTCCTGGCCCGATGA
- a CDS encoding VOC family protein, which translates to MAATTAGTADGTPCWADALLPDLEAGKRFYGELFGWTFGAGDETYGPYAIALSDGLRVAGLAAKRDGRMPTAWGVHLAAADVSALCGRVRAAGGQVITEPTRIGDAGIAAVAVDPGGAVFGLWQAGDRGGFEKQGLPGSFCWTEVYTRDKDTVDPFYEDVFGYRTRDLDDPSIDFRVWSPAGTEEPSDATAIGGRSVISDAFPAEMPAHFLVYFSVEDCDDTVATAMRLGGRVTEPPFDTPYGRIAVIADNQGAVFAVLAEPRAA; encoded by the coding sequence ATGGCCGCGACGACAGCGGGAACGGCGGACGGCACGCCGTGCTGGGCCGACGCCCTGCTCCCGGACCTCGAAGCCGGCAAGCGCTTCTACGGGGAACTGTTCGGCTGGACCTTTGGCGCAGGCGACGAGACGTACGGTCCCTACGCCATCGCGCTCAGTGACGGGCTGCGGGTCGCCGGGCTCGCCGCCAAACGGGACGGCCGTATGCCCACCGCCTGGGGCGTCCACCTCGCGGCGGCCGACGTCAGCGCCCTCTGCGGCCGCGTCCGGGCCGCCGGCGGCCAGGTGATCACCGAACCCACCCGGATCGGCGACGCCGGGATCGCCGCCGTCGCCGTCGACCCGGGCGGCGCCGTCTTCGGGCTCTGGCAGGCCGGCGACCGCGGCGGCTTCGAGAAACAGGGCCTCCCCGGCTCCTTCTGCTGGACCGAGGTCTACACCCGCGACAAGGACACGGTCGACCCGTTCTACGAAGACGTCTTCGGCTACCGGACGCGGGACCTCGACGACCCGTCCATCGACTTCCGCGTCTGGTCCCCCGCCGGCACCGAGGAACCCAGCGACGCCACGGCCATCGGCGGGCGCAGCGTGATCAGCGACGCGTTCCCCGCCGAGATGCCCGCCCACTTCCTCGTCTACTTCTCCGTCGAGGACTGCGACGACACCGTCGCCACCGCCATGCGCCTCGGCGGGCGCGTCACCGAGCCGCCCTTCGACACGCCGTACGGCAGGATCGCGGTGATCGCCGACAACCAGGGCGCCGTCTTCGCCGTCCTCGCCGAACCGAGGGCCGCCTGA
- a CDS encoding Zn-ribbon domain-containing OB-fold protein, with amino-acid sequence MPMDAATPEIDDFTRPYWDAAAAGRLLIRRCAACGRPHHYPREFCPHCWSDDVHWEAASGRATLHTWSVVHRNDLPPFSGRTPYVPAVVDLAEGPRMMTEVVGCDPAALEAGMPLEVAFRREEAGTGAGAGTVTVPVFRPAATP; translated from the coding sequence ATGCCCATGGACGCCGCCACCCCGGAGATCGACGACTTCACCCGCCCCTACTGGGACGCCGCCGCCGCAGGCCGCCTCCTGATCCGCCGCTGCGCCGCCTGCGGGCGGCCGCACCACTACCCGCGCGAGTTCTGCCCGCACTGCTGGAGCGACGACGTCCACTGGGAGGCGGCGAGCGGCCGGGCCACGCTCCACACCTGGTCCGTGGTCCACCGCAACGACCTCCCGCCCTTCAGCGGCCGCACCCCTTACGTGCCCGCCGTCGTGGACCTCGCGGAAGGGCCGCGCATGATGACGGAGGTCGTCGGCTGCGACCCGGCCGCGCTGGAGGCGGGGATGCCGCTGGAGGTCGCCTTCCGCCGCGAGGAGGCCGGGACCGGGGCCGGCGCCGGGACCGTGACGGTCCCGGTGTTCCGCCCGGCCGCCACGCCGTGA
- a CDS encoding nitroreductase family deazaflavin-dependent oxidoreductase, translating into MTPAPSPGRRLVQKLSSTRTFARVAPYVVPALDRAVHRLTGGRVLLSSRMLPGLVLVSRGAATGLLRHTPLACMPEDRAATSWILVGSNFGRDAHPAWTGNLLKHPDAEVSRNGTTVPVRARLLKGAEREAAWRAVVAFWPPYATYQARVAREIRLFRLTRRDVPDGTGNGNAGGDRGGPPPA; encoded by the coding sequence ATGACGCCCGCGCCCTCCCCGGGACGCCGCCTCGTCCAGAAGCTGTCGTCCACCCGTACCTTCGCCCGCGTCGCCCCGTACGTCGTTCCGGCGCTCGACCGGGCCGTGCACCGGCTCACCGGCGGCCGCGTCCTGCTCAGCTCCCGGATGCTGCCCGGCCTCGTGCTCGTCTCGCGCGGCGCCGCCACCGGACTGCTCCGGCACACCCCGCTGGCCTGCATGCCCGAGGACCGGGCGGCCACGTCCTGGATCCTCGTCGGCTCCAACTTCGGCCGCGACGCGCACCCCGCCTGGACGGGCAACCTACTGAAGCACCCGGACGCGGAGGTGAGCCGGAACGGGACGACCGTGCCGGTGCGCGCCCGGCTCCTGAAGGGCGCGGAGCGCGAGGCCGCGTGGCGGGCGGTGGTCGCCTTCTGGCCGCCGTACGCCACGTACCAGGCCCGCGTCGCACGCGAGATCCGGCTCTTCCGCCTCACGCGCAGGGACGTTCCGGACGGGACCGGGAACGGGAATGCCGGCGGCGATCGGGGAGGACCGCCGCCGGCGTGA
- a CDS encoding TetR family transcriptional regulator gives MTGQVRTVDGRVAGRRGQATRQKLLDCLSEMLSSSPYRDVKVIDVARKAGTSPATFYQYFPDVEGAVLEIAEEMAKEGAGLTELVSGRSWAGKAGRQAAEELVEGFLDFWRRHDAILRVVDLGAAEGDKRFYKIRMKILNSVTNSLTDAVKELQSKGRVDKDVNPAAMAGALVAMLAAVASHQKGFQTWGVKQAELKPNLALLVHLGITGKKPAK, from the coding sequence ATGACAGGACAAGTACGCACCGTCGACGGCCGCGTGGCCGGCCGACGCGGCCAGGCGACGCGGCAGAAGCTGCTCGACTGCCTCAGCGAGATGCTCAGCTCCTCGCCGTACCGGGACGTCAAAGTCATCGACGTGGCCCGGAAGGCGGGCACTTCACCCGCGACCTTCTATCAGTATTTCCCGGACGTCGAGGGCGCCGTCCTGGAAATCGCCGAGGAAATGGCCAAGGAAGGCGCAGGATTGACCGAATTGGTCTCCGGCCGCTCCTGGGCGGGGAAGGCGGGCCGGCAGGCCGCCGAGGAACTCGTCGAGGGCTTCCTGGATTTCTGGCGGCGCCACGACGCGATCCTGCGCGTGGTGGATCTGGGCGCCGCCGAGGGCGACAAGCGCTTCTACAAGATCCGTATGAAGATCCTGAACTCGGTCACCAACTCCCTGACGGACGCGGTCAAGGAACTCCAGTCCAAGGGCCGGGTCGACAAGGACGTGAACCCGGCGGCGATGGCGGGTGCGCTCGTCGCGATGCTCGCGGCGGTCGCCTCGCACCAGAAGGGCTTCCAGACCTGGGGCGTGAAGCAGGCCGAACTGAAGCCGAACCTCGCACTGTTGGTGCACCTGGGCATCACGGGCAAGAAGCCGGCGAAGTAG